In Hevea brasiliensis isolate MT/VB/25A 57/8 unplaced genomic scaffold, ASM3005281v1 Scaf10, whole genome shotgun sequence, one genomic interval encodes:
- the LOC131176409 gene encoding uncharacterized mitochondrial protein AtMg00820-like — protein MTQNSWQTSVYQQPSEEGEIDKVEVPTEQSQPRRSTRIRKPNLKYANTAITEEEVAKEPETFEEASQNSMWIEAMEEEIIALERNQTWELVPKPRDVKPISCKWVYKIKQRTNGSIERFKARLVARGFSQQYGLDYDETFSLVAKLTTMRILLAFAANKDGNLC, from the coding sequence ATGACTCAAAATTCATGGCAAACTAGTGTGTATCAACAACCAAGTGAAGAAGGTGAGATTGATAAAGTAGAAGTACCAACTGAACAATCACAACCCAGAAGGTCAACAAGAATCCGAAAGCCAAATCTCAAATATGCTAATACTGCCATAACAGAAGAAGAAGTTGCAAAAGAACCTGAGACATTTGAGGAAGCATCTCAGAATTCTATGTGGATTGAAGCTATGGAAGAAGAAATTATTGCATTAGAACGAAATCAGACTTGGGAGCTTGTGCCAAAGCCAAGAGATGTGAAACCTATTTCTTGCAAATGGGTTTACAAAATAAAGCAACGCACAAATGGATCAATTGAAAGGTTTAAAGCTCGTCTGGTGGCTCGAGGGTTTAGTCAACAATATGGACTAGACTATGATGAAACGTTTAGTCTAGTTGCAAAGCTTACAACTATGCGAATCTTACTTGCATTTGCAGCT